In a single window of the Mesoplodon densirostris isolate mMesDen1 chromosome 18, mMesDen1 primary haplotype, whole genome shotgun sequence genome:
- the CORO6 gene encoding coronin-6 isoform X5, with translation MSRRVVRQSKFRHVFGQAAKADQAYEDIRVSKVTWDSSFCAVNPKFLAIIVEAGGGGAFIVLPLAKTGRVDKNYPLVTGHTAPVLDIDWCPHNDNVIASASDDTTIMVWQIPDYTPMRNITEPILTLEGHSKRVGILSWHPTARNVLLSAGGDNVIIIWNVGTGEVLLSLDDIHPDVIHSVCWNSNGRLLATTCKDKTLRIIDPRKGQVVANNFEEPVALQEMDTSNGVLLPFYDPDSSIVYLCGKGDSSIRYFEITEEPPFVHYLNTFSSKEPQRGMGFMPKRGLDVSKCEIARFYKLYERKCEPIIMTVPRKSDLFQDDLYPDTPGPEPALEADEWLSGQDAEPVLISLRDGYMPPKHRELRVTKRNILDVRPPPGPRRSQSASDPPLSQHTLETLLEEIKALREQVQAQEQRITSLENMLCELVDGTD, from the exons ATGAGCCGGCGCGTGGTTCGGCAGAGCAAGTTCCGCCATGTGTTTGGACAGGCGGCAAAGGCTGACCAGGCCTACGAGGACATCCgtgtgtccaaggtcacatgggaCAGCTCCTTCTGTGCCGTCAACCCCAAATTCCTGGCCATTATTGTGGAGGCTGGAGGTGGAGGTGCCTTCATCGTCCTGCCTCTGGCCAAG ACAGGGCGAGTGGATAAGAACTACCCACTGGTCACTGGGCACACTGCCCCTGTGCTGGACATCGACTGGTGCCCACACAATGACAACGTCATCGCCAGTGCCTCAGATGACACCACCATCATG GTGTGGCAGATTCCAGACTATACCCCTATGCGCAACATTACAGAACCCATCCTCACACTCGAGGGCCACTCCAAACGTGTGGGCATCCTCTCCTGGCACCCCACTGCCCGGAATGTCCTGCTCAGTGCAG GTGGTGACAATGTGATCATCATCTGGAACGTGGGCACTGGGGAGGTGCTTCTGAGTCTAGACGACATACACCCGGACGTCATCCACAGCGTGTGCTGGAACAGCAACGGGAGGCTGCTAGCCACCACCTGCAAGGACAAGACCCTGCGCATCATCGACCCCCGCAAGGGCCAGGTGGTGGCG AACAACTTCGAGGAGCCAGTGGCACTGCAGGAGATGGACACAAGCAACGGGGTCCTGCTGCCCTTCTACGATCCCGACTCCAGCATCGTCTACCTGTGTGGCAAG GGCGACAGCAGCATTCGGTACTTTGAGATTACCGAGGAACCACCTTTCGTGCATTACCTGAACACGTTCAGCAGCAAGGAGCCGCAGAGGGGCATGGGCTTCATGCCCAAGCGGGGACTGGATGTCAGCAAGTGCGAGATTGCACG GTTCTACAAGTTGTACGAAAGAAAGTGTGAACCCATCATCATGACTGTGCCCCGCAAG TCAGACCTGTTCCAAGACGACCTTTACCCAGATACGCCGGGCCCCGAACCGGCCCTAGAAGCGGATGAATGGCTATCCGGCCAGGACGCCGAACCCGTGCTCATCTCGTTGAGGGACGGTTACATGCCCCCCAAGCACCGCGAGCTGCGGGTCACCAAGCGCAACATCCTGGACGTGCGCCCGCCCCCCGGCCCCCGCCGCAGCCAGTCAGCCAGCGACCCCCCCTTGTCG CAGCACACCCTGGAGACACTGCTGGAGGAGATCAAGGCCCTGCGCGAGCAGGTGCAAGCCCAGGAGCAGCGCATCACGTCTTTGGAGAACATGCTGTGCGAGCTGGTGGACGGCACGGACTAG
- the CORO6 gene encoding coronin-6 isoform X3 yields MSRRVVRQSKFRHVFGQAAKADQAYEDIRVSKVTWDSSFCAVNPKFLAIIVEAGGGGAFIVLPLAKTGRVDKNYPLVTGHTAPVLDIDWCPHNDNVIASASDDTTIMVWQIPDYTPMRNITEPILTLEGHSKRVGILSWHPTARNVLLSAGGDNVIIIWNVGTGEVLLSLDDIHPDVIHSVCWNSNGRLLATTCKDKTLRIIDPRKGQVVAERARPHEGARPLRAVFTADGKLLSTGFSRMSERQLALWDPERFAAHEGMRPMRAVFTRQGHIFTTGFTRMSQRELGLWDPNNFEEPVALQEMDTSNGVLLPFYDPDSSIVYLCGKGDSSIRYFEITEEPPFVHYLNTFSSKEPQRGMGFMPKRGLDVSKCEIARFYKLYERKCEPIIMTVPRKSDLFQDDLYPDTPGPEPALEADEWLSGQDAEPVLISLRDGYMPPKHRELRVTKRNILDVRPPPGPRRSQSASDPPLSQHTLETLLEEIKALREQVQAQEQRITSLENMLCELVDGTD; encoded by the exons ATGAGCCGGCGCGTGGTTCGGCAGAGCAAGTTCCGCCATGTGTTTGGACAGGCGGCAAAGGCTGACCAGGCCTACGAGGACATCCgtgtgtccaaggtcacatgggaCAGCTCCTTCTGTGCCGTCAACCCCAAATTCCTGGCCATTATTGTGGAGGCTGGAGGTGGAGGTGCCTTCATCGTCCTGCCTCTGGCCAAG ACAGGGCGAGTGGATAAGAACTACCCACTGGTCACTGGGCACACTGCCCCTGTGCTGGACATCGACTGGTGCCCACACAATGACAACGTCATCGCCAGTGCCTCAGATGACACCACCATCATG GTGTGGCAGATTCCAGACTATACCCCTATGCGCAACATTACAGAACCCATCCTCACACTCGAGGGCCACTCCAAACGTGTGGGCATCCTCTCCTGGCACCCCACTGCCCGGAATGTCCTGCTCAGTGCAG GTGGTGACAATGTGATCATCATCTGGAACGTGGGCACTGGGGAGGTGCTTCTGAGTCTAGACGACATACACCCGGACGTCATCCACAGCGTGTGCTGGAACAGCAACGGGAGGCTGCTAGCCACCACCTGCAAGGACAAGACCCTGCGCATCATCGACCCCCGCAAGGGCCAGGTGGTGGCG GAGCGAGCCCGGCCTCACGAGGGCGCCCGCCCGCTGCGGGCCGTCTTCACCGCAGACGGGAAGCTACTCAGCACCGGCTTCAGCAGGATGAGTGAGCGGCAACTCGCGCTCTGGGACCCG gagaGGTTTGCGGCCCACGAGGGAATGAGGCCCATGCGGGCCGTCTTCACGCGCCAGGGTCATATCTTCACCACGGGCTTCACCCGCATGAGCCAGCGAGAGCTGGGCCTGTGGGACCCG AACAACTTCGAGGAGCCAGTGGCACTGCAGGAGATGGACACAAGCAACGGGGTCCTGCTGCCCTTCTACGATCCCGACTCCAGCATCGTCTACCTGTGTGGCAAG GGCGACAGCAGCATTCGGTACTTTGAGATTACCGAGGAACCACCTTTCGTGCATTACCTGAACACGTTCAGCAGCAAGGAGCCGCAGAGGGGCATGGGCTTCATGCCCAAGCGGGGACTGGATGTCAGCAAGTGCGAGATTGCACG GTTCTACAAGTTGTACGAAAGAAAGTGTGAACCCATCATCATGACTGTGCCCCGCAAG TCAGACCTGTTCCAAGACGACCTTTACCCAGATACGCCGGGCCCCGAACCGGCCCTAGAAGCGGATGAATGGCTATCCGGCCAGGACGCCGAACCCGTGCTCATCTCGTTGAGGGACGGTTACATGCCCCCCAAGCACCGCGAGCTGCGGGTCACCAAGCGCAACATCCTGGACGTGCGCCCGCCCCCCGGCCCCCGCCGCAGCCAGTCAGCCAGCGACCCCCCCTTGTCG CAGCACACCCTGGAGACACTGCTGGAGGAGATCAAGGCCCTGCGCGAGCAGGTGCAAGCCCAGGAGCAGCGCATCACGTCTTTGGAGAACATGCTGTGCGAGCTGGTGGACGGCACGGACTAG
- the CORO6 gene encoding coronin-6 isoform X4, which produces MSRRVVRQSKFRHVFGQAAKADQAYEDIRVSKVTWDSSFCAVNPKFLAIIVEAGGGGAFIVLPLAKTGRVDKNYPLVTGHTAPVLDIDWCPHNDNVIASASDDTTIMVWQIPDYTPMRNITEPILTLEGHSKRVGILSWHPTARNVLLSAGGDNVIIIWNVGTGEVLLSLDDIHPDVIHSVCWNSNGRLLATTCKDKTLRIIDPRKGQVVAERFAAHEGMRPMRAVFTRQGHIFTTGFTRMSQRELGLWDPNNFEEPVALQEMDTSNGVLLPFYDPDSSIVYLCGKGDSSIRYFEITEEPPFVHYLNTFSSKEPQRGMGFMPKRGLDVSKCEIARFYKLYERKCEPIIMTVPRKSDLFQDDLYPDTPGPEPALEADEWLSGQDAEPVLISLRDGYMPPKHRELRVTKRNILDVRPPPGPRRSQSASDPPLSQHTLETLLEEIKALREQVQAQEQRITSLENMLCELVDGTD; this is translated from the exons ATGAGCCGGCGCGTGGTTCGGCAGAGCAAGTTCCGCCATGTGTTTGGACAGGCGGCAAAGGCTGACCAGGCCTACGAGGACATCCgtgtgtccaaggtcacatgggaCAGCTCCTTCTGTGCCGTCAACCCCAAATTCCTGGCCATTATTGTGGAGGCTGGAGGTGGAGGTGCCTTCATCGTCCTGCCTCTGGCCAAG ACAGGGCGAGTGGATAAGAACTACCCACTGGTCACTGGGCACACTGCCCCTGTGCTGGACATCGACTGGTGCCCACACAATGACAACGTCATCGCCAGTGCCTCAGATGACACCACCATCATG GTGTGGCAGATTCCAGACTATACCCCTATGCGCAACATTACAGAACCCATCCTCACACTCGAGGGCCACTCCAAACGTGTGGGCATCCTCTCCTGGCACCCCACTGCCCGGAATGTCCTGCTCAGTGCAG GTGGTGACAATGTGATCATCATCTGGAACGTGGGCACTGGGGAGGTGCTTCTGAGTCTAGACGACATACACCCGGACGTCATCCACAGCGTGTGCTGGAACAGCAACGGGAGGCTGCTAGCCACCACCTGCAAGGACAAGACCCTGCGCATCATCGACCCCCGCAAGGGCCAGGTGGTGGCG gagaGGTTTGCGGCCCACGAGGGAATGAGGCCCATGCGGGCCGTCTTCACGCGCCAGGGTCATATCTTCACCACGGGCTTCACCCGCATGAGCCAGCGAGAGCTGGGCCTGTGGGACCCG AACAACTTCGAGGAGCCAGTGGCACTGCAGGAGATGGACACAAGCAACGGGGTCCTGCTGCCCTTCTACGATCCCGACTCCAGCATCGTCTACCTGTGTGGCAAG GGCGACAGCAGCATTCGGTACTTTGAGATTACCGAGGAACCACCTTTCGTGCATTACCTGAACACGTTCAGCAGCAAGGAGCCGCAGAGGGGCATGGGCTTCATGCCCAAGCGGGGACTGGATGTCAGCAAGTGCGAGATTGCACG GTTCTACAAGTTGTACGAAAGAAAGTGTGAACCCATCATCATGACTGTGCCCCGCAAG TCAGACCTGTTCCAAGACGACCTTTACCCAGATACGCCGGGCCCCGAACCGGCCCTAGAAGCGGATGAATGGCTATCCGGCCAGGACGCCGAACCCGTGCTCATCTCGTTGAGGGACGGTTACATGCCCCCCAAGCACCGCGAGCTGCGGGTCACCAAGCGCAACATCCTGGACGTGCGCCCGCCCCCCGGCCCCCGCCGCAGCCAGTCAGCCAGCGACCCCCCCTTGTCG CAGCACACCCTGGAGACACTGCTGGAGGAGATCAAGGCCCTGCGCGAGCAGGTGCAAGCCCAGGAGCAGCGCATCACGTCTTTGGAGAACATGCTGTGCGAGCTGGTGGACGGCACGGACTAG
- the CORO6 gene encoding coronin-6 isoform X2 gives MSRRVVRQSKFRHVFGQAAKADQAYEDIRVSKVTWDSSFCAVNPKFLAIIVEAGGGGAFIVLPLAKTGRVDKNYPLVTGHTAPVLDIDWCPHNDNVIASASDDTTIMVWQIPDYTPMRNITEPILTLEGHSKRVGILSWHPTARNVLLSAGGDNVIIIWNVGTGEVLLSLDDIHPDVIHSVCWNSNGRLLATTCKDKTLRIIDPRKGQVVAERFAAHEGMRPMRAVFTRQGHIFTTGFTRMSQRELGLWDPVTQLDAWVLLRRLKEPPLAPLPGDAESLGVVCGDCMRRRRGYRCGGPRVVSRFGVCSSLHQSCLGNAWALGRARSVQELQGVQSGTGGGTGLVTPPMLGQNNFEEPVALQEMDTSNGVLLPFYDPDSSIVYLCGKGDSSIRYFEITEEPPFVHYLNTFSSKEPQRGMGFMPKRGLDVSKCEIARFYKLYERKCEPIIMTVPRKSDLFQDDLYPDTPGPEPALEADEWLSGQDAEPVLISLRDGYMPPKHRELRVTKRNILDVRPPPGPRRSQSASDPPLSQHTLETLLEEIKALREQVQAQEQRITSLENMLCELVDGTD, from the exons ATGAGCCGGCGCGTGGTTCGGCAGAGCAAGTTCCGCCATGTGTTTGGACAGGCGGCAAAGGCTGACCAGGCCTACGAGGACATCCgtgtgtccaaggtcacatgggaCAGCTCCTTCTGTGCCGTCAACCCCAAATTCCTGGCCATTATTGTGGAGGCTGGAGGTGGAGGTGCCTTCATCGTCCTGCCTCTGGCCAAG ACAGGGCGAGTGGATAAGAACTACCCACTGGTCACTGGGCACACTGCCCCTGTGCTGGACATCGACTGGTGCCCACACAATGACAACGTCATCGCCAGTGCCTCAGATGACACCACCATCATG GTGTGGCAGATTCCAGACTATACCCCTATGCGCAACATTACAGAACCCATCCTCACACTCGAGGGCCACTCCAAACGTGTGGGCATCCTCTCCTGGCACCCCACTGCCCGGAATGTCCTGCTCAGTGCAG GTGGTGACAATGTGATCATCATCTGGAACGTGGGCACTGGGGAGGTGCTTCTGAGTCTAGACGACATACACCCGGACGTCATCCACAGCGTGTGCTGGAACAGCAACGGGAGGCTGCTAGCCACCACCTGCAAGGACAAGACCCTGCGCATCATCGACCCCCGCAAGGGCCAGGTGGTGGCG gagaGGTTTGCGGCCCACGAGGGAATGAGGCCCATGCGGGCCGTCTTCACGCGCCAGGGTCATATCTTCACCACGGGCTTCACCCGCATGAGCCAGCGAGAGCTGGGCCTGTGGGACCCGGTAACGCAGCTGGACGCTTGGG TTTTGCTGCGTCGCCTGAAGGAGCCCCCGCTGGCGCCCCTGCCTGGTGATGCCGAGTCCCTGGGGGTGGTTTGCGGTGACTGCATGCGGCGGCGCAGGGGGTATCGGTGCGGGGGACCGAGAGTGGTGTCCAGGTTTGGGGTCTGCAGCTCTCTTCACCAGAGTTGCCTTGGGAATGCGTGGGCTTTGGGGAGGGCACGAAGCGTACAGGAGCTTCAAGGGGTCCAGAGCGGCACGGGGGGCGGGACAGGGCTGGTCACGCCTCCTATGCTCGGGCAGAACAACTTCGAGGAGCCAGTGGCACTGCAGGAGATGGACACAAGCAACGGGGTCCTGCTGCCCTTCTACGATCCCGACTCCAGCATCGTCTACCTGTGTGGCAAG GGCGACAGCAGCATTCGGTACTTTGAGATTACCGAGGAACCACCTTTCGTGCATTACCTGAACACGTTCAGCAGCAAGGAGCCGCAGAGGGGCATGGGCTTCATGCCCAAGCGGGGACTGGATGTCAGCAAGTGCGAGATTGCACG GTTCTACAAGTTGTACGAAAGAAAGTGTGAACCCATCATCATGACTGTGCCCCGCAAG TCAGACCTGTTCCAAGACGACCTTTACCCAGATACGCCGGGCCCCGAACCGGCCCTAGAAGCGGATGAATGGCTATCCGGCCAGGACGCCGAACCCGTGCTCATCTCGTTGAGGGACGGTTACATGCCCCCCAAGCACCGCGAGCTGCGGGTCACCAAGCGCAACATCCTGGACGTGCGCCCGCCCCCCGGCCCCCGCCGCAGCCAGTCAGCCAGCGACCCCCCCTTGTCG CAGCACACCCTGGAGACACTGCTGGAGGAGATCAAGGCCCTGCGCGAGCAGGTGCAAGCCCAGGAGCAGCGCATCACGTCTTTGGAGAACATGCTGTGCGAGCTGGTGGACGGCACGGACTAG
- the CORO6 gene encoding coronin-6 isoform X1 — translation MSRRVVRQSKFRHVFGQAAKADQAYEDIRVSKVTWDSSFCAVNPKFLAIIVEAGGGGAFIVLPLAKTGRVDKNYPLVTGHTAPVLDIDWCPHNDNVIASASDDTTIMVWQIPDYTPMRNITEPILTLEGHSKRVGILSWHPTARNVLLSAGGDNVIIIWNVGTGEVLLSLDDIHPDVIHSVCWNSNGRLLATTCKDKTLRIIDPRKGQVVAERARPHEGARPLRAVFTADGKLLSTGFSRMSERQLALWDPERFAAHEGMRPMRAVFTRQGHIFTTGFTRMSQRELGLWDPVTQLDAWVLLRRLKEPPLAPLPGDAESLGVVCGDCMRRRRGYRCGGPRVVSRFGVCSSLHQSCLGNAWALGRARSVQELQGVQSGTGGGTGLVTPPMLGQNNFEEPVALQEMDTSNGVLLPFYDPDSSIVYLCGKGDSSIRYFEITEEPPFVHYLNTFSSKEPQRGMGFMPKRGLDVSKCEIARFYKLYERKCEPIIMTVPRKSDLFQDDLYPDTPGPEPALEADEWLSGQDAEPVLISLRDGYMPPKHRELRVTKRNILDVRPPPGPRRSQSASDPPLSQHTLETLLEEIKALREQVQAQEQRITSLENMLCELVDGTD, via the exons ATGAGCCGGCGCGTGGTTCGGCAGAGCAAGTTCCGCCATGTGTTTGGACAGGCGGCAAAGGCTGACCAGGCCTACGAGGACATCCgtgtgtccaaggtcacatgggaCAGCTCCTTCTGTGCCGTCAACCCCAAATTCCTGGCCATTATTGTGGAGGCTGGAGGTGGAGGTGCCTTCATCGTCCTGCCTCTGGCCAAG ACAGGGCGAGTGGATAAGAACTACCCACTGGTCACTGGGCACACTGCCCCTGTGCTGGACATCGACTGGTGCCCACACAATGACAACGTCATCGCCAGTGCCTCAGATGACACCACCATCATG GTGTGGCAGATTCCAGACTATACCCCTATGCGCAACATTACAGAACCCATCCTCACACTCGAGGGCCACTCCAAACGTGTGGGCATCCTCTCCTGGCACCCCACTGCCCGGAATGTCCTGCTCAGTGCAG GTGGTGACAATGTGATCATCATCTGGAACGTGGGCACTGGGGAGGTGCTTCTGAGTCTAGACGACATACACCCGGACGTCATCCACAGCGTGTGCTGGAACAGCAACGGGAGGCTGCTAGCCACCACCTGCAAGGACAAGACCCTGCGCATCATCGACCCCCGCAAGGGCCAGGTGGTGGCG GAGCGAGCCCGGCCTCACGAGGGCGCCCGCCCGCTGCGGGCCGTCTTCACCGCAGACGGGAAGCTACTCAGCACCGGCTTCAGCAGGATGAGTGAGCGGCAACTCGCGCTCTGGGACCCG gagaGGTTTGCGGCCCACGAGGGAATGAGGCCCATGCGGGCCGTCTTCACGCGCCAGGGTCATATCTTCACCACGGGCTTCACCCGCATGAGCCAGCGAGAGCTGGGCCTGTGGGACCCGGTAACGCAGCTGGACGCTTGGG TTTTGCTGCGTCGCCTGAAGGAGCCCCCGCTGGCGCCCCTGCCTGGTGATGCCGAGTCCCTGGGGGTGGTTTGCGGTGACTGCATGCGGCGGCGCAGGGGGTATCGGTGCGGGGGACCGAGAGTGGTGTCCAGGTTTGGGGTCTGCAGCTCTCTTCACCAGAGTTGCCTTGGGAATGCGTGGGCTTTGGGGAGGGCACGAAGCGTACAGGAGCTTCAAGGGGTCCAGAGCGGCACGGGGGGCGGGACAGGGCTGGTCACGCCTCCTATGCTCGGGCAGAACAACTTCGAGGAGCCAGTGGCACTGCAGGAGATGGACACAAGCAACGGGGTCCTGCTGCCCTTCTACGATCCCGACTCCAGCATCGTCTACCTGTGTGGCAAG GGCGACAGCAGCATTCGGTACTTTGAGATTACCGAGGAACCACCTTTCGTGCATTACCTGAACACGTTCAGCAGCAAGGAGCCGCAGAGGGGCATGGGCTTCATGCCCAAGCGGGGACTGGATGTCAGCAAGTGCGAGATTGCACG GTTCTACAAGTTGTACGAAAGAAAGTGTGAACCCATCATCATGACTGTGCCCCGCAAG TCAGACCTGTTCCAAGACGACCTTTACCCAGATACGCCGGGCCCCGAACCGGCCCTAGAAGCGGATGAATGGCTATCCGGCCAGGACGCCGAACCCGTGCTCATCTCGTTGAGGGACGGTTACATGCCCCCCAAGCACCGCGAGCTGCGGGTCACCAAGCGCAACATCCTGGACGTGCGCCCGCCCCCCGGCCCCCGCCGCAGCCAGTCAGCCAGCGACCCCCCCTTGTCG CAGCACACCCTGGAGACACTGCTGGAGGAGATCAAGGCCCTGCGCGAGCAGGTGCAAGCCCAGGAGCAGCGCATCACGTCTTTGGAGAACATGCTGTGCGAGCTGGTGGACGGCACGGACTAG
- the ANKRD13B gene encoding ankyrin repeat domain-containing protein 13B isoform X5: protein MKWEFTSWVPLVSKICPSDTYKVWKSGQNLRVDTTLLGFDHMTWQRGNRSFVFRGQDTSAVVMEIDHDRRVVYTETLALAGQDRELLLAAAQPTEEQVLSRLTAPVVTTQLDTKNISFERNKTGILGWRSEKTEMVNGYEAKVYGASNVELITRTRTEHLSEQHKGKVKGCKTPLQSFLGIAEQHGGPQNGTLITQTLSQANPTAITAEEYFNPNFELGNRDMGRPMELTTKTQKFKAKLWLCEEHPLSLCEQVAPIIDLMAVSNALFAKLRDFITLRLPPGFPVKIEIPIFHILNARITFGNLNGCDEPVPLVRGSPSSETPSPGSDSSSVSSSSSTTSCRGCEISPALFEAPRGYSVLGGQREAATRDDDDDLLQFAIQQSLLEAGSEYDQVTIWEALTNSKPGTHPMSYEGRRQDRSVPARPERVWRRLFPHLPYTCTENTRALSRSAPPTPQRQSTTPAGLASVPSPRPSPRPGQGGHVFRSYDEQLRLAMELSAQEQEERRRRARQEEEELERILRLSLTEQ, encoded by the exons ATGAAATGGGAGTTCACTAGCTGGG TGCCCCTGGTGTCCAAGATCTGCCCCAGTGACACCTACAAAGTGTGGAAGAGTGGGCAGAACCTTCGGGTAGACACCACGCTTCTGGGCTTTGACCACATGACGTGGCAGCGAGGGAACCGCAGCTTTGTCTTCAGGGGCCAAG ACACGAGCGCCGTGGTCATGGAGATTGACCACGACCGCCGGGTGGTGTACACAGAGACCCTGGCTCTGGCTGGGCAGGACCGTGAGCTACTGCTGGCTGCTGCCCAGCCCACTGAGGAGCAGGTGCTGAGCCGGCTCACCGCACCCGTCGTCACCACGCAGCTCGACACCAAGAACATCTCCTTTGAGAG GAACAAGACCGGCATCCTGGGCTGGCGCAGCGAGAAGACCGAGATGGTGAATGGGTATGAAGCCAAG GTATATGGGGCATCCAATGTGGAGCTCATCACCCGGACACGGACAGAGCATCTTTCAGAACAGCACAAGGGCAAGGTCAAAG GCTGTAAGACACCTCTGCAGTCCTTCCTGGGAATTGCTGAGCAGCATGGGGGCCCCCAAAATGGG ACCCTGATCACTCAGACTCTGAGCCAAGCCAACCCCACTGCCATCACCGCAGAAGAGTACTTCAATCCCAACTTTGAGCTTGGCAACCGTGACATGGGCCGACCCATGGAACTGACCACCAAGACACAGAA GTTCAAGGCCAAGCTGTGGCTGTGTGAGGAGCATCCCCTGTCCCTGTGTGAGCAGGTGGCCCCCATCATTGACCTCATGGCCGTCAGCAATGCACTCTTTGCCAAGCTCCGGGATTTCATTACCCTGCGCCTGCCTCCGGGATTCCCTGTCAAGATTG AAATCCCGATTTTCCACATCCTCAACGCCCGCATCACCTTCGGGAACCTCAATGGCTGCGATGAGCCGGTGCCGTTGGTGCGAGGCAGCCCCAGCAGCGAGACCCCTTCCCCAGGCAGTGACTCCTCCAGTGTCAGCAGCTCCAGTTCCACAA CCTCGTGCCGCGGCTGCGAGATCTCCCCCGCGTTGTTCGAGGCCCCACGCGGCTACAGCGTGCTGGGCGGCCAGCGAGAGGCCGCCACCCGCGACGACGATGACGACCTGCTGCAGTTCGCCATCCAGCAGAGCCTGCTTGAGGCGGGCAGTGAGTATGACCAG GTCACCATCTGGGAGGCGCTAACCAACAGCAAACCGGGCACTCACCCCATGTCCTACGAGGGTCGCCGACAGGACAGGTCAGTGCCCGCCCGTCCTGAGAGGGTTTGGAGACGCCTATTCCCCCACCTCCCATACACGTGCACAGAGAACACCAGGGCCCTATCACG GAGCGCTCCGCCTACGCCGCAGCGCCAGTCCACAACCCCCGCGGGCTTGGCGTCCGTCCCCAGCCCTCGGCCCAGCCCGCGCCCAGGCCAAGGCGGCCACGTGTTCCGGAGCTACGATGAACAGCTGCGGCTGGCCATGGAGCTGTCTGCGCAGGAGCAGGAGGAGCGGCGGCGGCGCGCgcgccaggaggaggaggagctggagcGCATCCTGCGGCTCTCTCTGACTGAGCAGTAG